The Aminivibrio sp. genome segment AGAAAATCATCCCCCGCTGGGGTGCTGCCCGGCCCGAGGCCGACGAGTTCATTCCAGGCCCGCCGGATGACCGGCTCCTGCAAATCCGACAGCTCGCCGGCAAGAAAATCCCCCCACTCGGCAACGAGCCCTTTCCAGCGGGGGTTCATCTTTTCCGCCGGAAGGGCGGGATCGTAGGTCACCCGAACGTCCGCAGGGCGGACGGCAATTCTTTCCCCCGCCCGGACCGGCGGGAGCGTTTCCACAAGGAAGGTTCTCGGCCCCATGTCCTCAGGGGAGGTCACGAGGGACCATCGTCTCCGCTTCTCTCCTTCTTCGAGGTTGACCGTTCTTCTGTATATCTCGCGGACGGAAAGGGATACCGGCTTTCGGCCGGTGTCGGCGCTCCGTCCGGAGACGTGGAGTGCAATTCCGATCAGACAACGCCGTCCTTTTTGAGCTCCTCGAACTCGGCAGCGGAGAATCCGAGATACGACGTCAGGACCTTCTCCGTATGCTCGCCGAGCAGCGGCGCAGGGGCCTCGATTTCGGAGGGGGTTTCGGAGAACTTGATCGGAACGCCGGGGATCTTCATGACTCCGGCCACGGGGTGAACCACGTCCACGATCATCTTCCGGG includes the following:
- a CDS encoding DUF2877 domain-containing protein; amino-acid sequence: MTSPEDMGPRTFLVETLPPVRAGERIAVRPADVRVTYDPALPAEKMNPRWKGLVAEWGDFLAGELSDLQEPVIRRAWNELVGLGPGSTPAGDDFLSGLAAGMLWQGKDVPFHPVPALTSWLSGEMLRDAFAGGIWFRAKRLLRALASEDPGAVTGSAGSIADWGHTSGRAWLAGLAEALCRERTG
- a CDS encoding CoA transferase; the encoded protein is ALKEILEERTMKNTSEHWLAEFEKAHVPSGPINDIAHVVNDPQVLARKMIVDVVHPVAGVMKIPGVPIKFSETPSEIEAPAPLLGEHTEKVLTSYLGFSAAEFEELKKDGVV